The DNA region ACGTTCATGCCGATGTACTGGATGCCGTTGGAGAACGGCAACGAGACCACGTTGAGCTTGCCGTTCGTCTTCATCTCCTGGAAGTCCTTGAACGGCAGTTCGTAGGAGATATCGGCATCGCCGCGTTCGAGCAGCGCCCGGCGGTTGCCGGCCTGCGGCACCATGCGCCAGATCACGCGCTTGATCTTCGGCATCGGACCGCAGACCCAGTCGTCGTTGCGCTCCATGACCACTTCGGTGCCCGCGGTCCATTTGGTCACCTTGTAGGCGCCGGAGCCCGCGGTCTGCTGCTTGGTGAATTCGAGGCCCCAGGGATCCTTCTCGCTGGCGTTCTTCTTCACCAGCTCGGAGTTGACGACGCAGGGCACGATGACAGCGAGATCGGGGATCGTGAGCTTGTCTTTCTTGAGGAAGTCGACGCGCACCGTGTGGTCGTCGACGACGACGAACTGTTCGGGCTTGGTCAGCGAGCCCGCGCTCATCTGGAAGGTCGGGAAGCCGCCGACGCTGACGGCACGGTCGAGCGACCATTTGACGTCCTTCGCCGTCACCGGCGTGCCGTCGTGGAATTTGGCGTTCTTGCGCAGCTTGAAGGTGACCGACATGTCGCCGATGTTGAAGTCCTCGGCGAGCTCGGGCTTGAACTTGTCGCGGTCGTAATAGGGCACGCCGCCCGGACCGCTCTTCATCTCGTGGCTGATCAGCCGGTCGTAGCAATTCCACGACACTTCATAGCCGGGCACGTTGGTGCCGACGCCGTGGATATCGAGATTGTTGGGACCGCCTTCGGAGACGATCAGCAGCGTCTCGGAGCGCGCGTCGGCCTTGGCCGGCGACCAGATCGCAGGCGCGGTGGGCGCCAGCGCCCCCGCTGCCAGTCCAGACACCGATTTGAGGAAATCGCGACGCTTCATATGATGCTCCAACGCCCTTGAGAACGGCCTTGGAACTCAGATCGCAAGGATTGTGCCAACCCTTAACGAAACCTTATGAGGCGCTAACACGCTCGAGATATGGAAGAAATCGTCGAAGGTACCTTGTTCTGACGTCGATTAGCACGGCATGCATTGCATACAAAGGAGAGCTACCTGCTCAATGAATGAGCATTTCGCAGACACTGCTCGCTTTCTGGCCGGCGATCGATATCGCATCCAACCAGCTAGTCGGGCCAAACCAACTCCTGCAACTGCACGAGATCATCGACCCGGTCCGGCCACTTCTCGATGCAAATGTGCCGAAGCGGATCGCTGGCCGAGTGCAGCATCATGAGCGCCATCAGCCGCCGCTTCAGCGTGAACGTCACCTCGCTGCGCGGGATGCCGTAACCGTCGAACAGGCTGCGCACCCAGCGCGGATGACCGGCGGCCATGAAGGCGCTGGGACCGAGCAGGTCGTACTCGCCCCACCCCGTCCGGACGTCGCCGAAGTCGAACAGGCCGGCGACGTGCCAGCCGTCGGCGCGGCGGCCGAGCAGGAAATTCTCCGGAATGTATTCGCCGGTCAGGATCACCGGCGGCGCGTGCATCGGGATCAACTCAGTGGCGTCACGCAGGAGATCATCGAGCGAGGTGAGGAATTTCGCCGGCAGGCCGAGCCGCTCATGCCGCGCCCGGCACTGCGCGATCTGGCCGCGCATGAAGGCCTCCCAGCGCGGCTCGATCGCAAGCAGGCTGCCGGGCGGCACGCGCTGCACTTCGGCAATGACGGCGCCGATCTCGGCGAGCACGCGCTCGCGCTCGGCTTCCGGCAGCGACGGCCACACCTCCGAGCCGACGGTGCCGACGAGGCGCGTGATGACGAGATAGGGCCAGCCGTCGCGCTCGCCCTCGGCGATGAGATCGGGGATCGGAATGCCGAGCCGTCCGCGCAGCTCGGCGAGCGCGCCGCGCTCGGACACGAATTGCGGCCGCAGAAACGGCGGAAACAGTTTCAGGATCAGCTCACCGTCGAGCCCGACGACGAGGTTGGTGCCGGTCGAGAACACATGCGGCGTGCCAAAGGACAGCCCGTGGCTGT from Bradyrhizobium sp. B124 includes:
- a CDS encoding ABC transporter substrate-binding protein; the encoded protein is MKRRDFLKSVSGLAAGALAPTAPAIWSPAKADARSETLLIVSEGGPNNLDIHGVGTNVPGYEVSWNCYDRLISHEMKSGPGGVPYYDRDKFKPELAEDFNIGDMSVTFKLRKNAKFHDGTPVTAKDVKWSLDRAVSVGGFPTFQMSAGSLTKPEQFVVVDDHTVRVDFLKKDKLTIPDLAVIVPCVVNSELVKKNASEKDPWGLEFTKQQTAGSGAYKVTKWTAGTEVVMERNDDWVCGPMPKIKRVIWRMVPQAGNRRALLERGDADISYELPFKDFQEMKTNGKLNVVSLPFSNGIQYIGMNVTKPPFDNPKVRQAMAYAMPYQKIMDAVLFGLANPMFGAPKDKPTEVAWPQPTKYNTDMEKAKALLTEAGYANGFETTISFDLNFAGVNEPLCVLVQESLAQLGIKTTINKVPGANWRTELTKKEMPLFTNVFSGWLDYPEYFFYWCYHGNNSIFNTMSYKSPEMDKLIDGARIAAANGDTAAYDADVKGFVDLAYTDIPRIPLYQPFVNVAMQKNISGYQYWFHRRLDYRAMAKG
- a CDS encoding aminoglycoside 3'-phosphotransferase/choline kinase family protein; the encoded protein is MHLPPITDYDTYRVWRSDASRWLPVAHDIADSHGLSFGTPHVFSTGTNLVVGLDGELILKLFPPFLRPQFVSERGALAELRGRLGIPIPDLIAEGERDGWPYLVITRLVGTVGSEVWPSLPEAERERVLAEIGAVIAEVQRVPPGSLLAIEPRWEAFMRGQIAQCRARHERLGLPAKFLTSLDDLLRDATELIPMHAPPVILTGEYIPENFLLGRRADGWHVAGLFDFGDVRTGWGEYDLLGPSAFMAAGHPRWVRSLFDGYGIPRSEVTFTLKRRLMALMMLHSASDPLRHICIEKWPDRVDDLVQLQELVWPD